A window from Candidatus Hydrogenedentota bacterium encodes these proteins:
- the ychF gene encoding redox-regulated ATPase YchF, translating into MKIGIIGLARSGKTTLFNALSGAHAAVGAFGSRDANVAVIKVPDARVDRLAALVKPKKTTYAEIQFIDIAPNEAMGEKKVLDSAALTHLKNTDALVHVVRAFKNEDVMHPAGSVDPVRDARMLEEELQLTDLIVIEKRIERIEKEHKKGPEHDLLVRCRAHIEGGAPLRTLSLDPHEVHDLAGFCFLSQKPLMLLGNYGEESIGTPDPSGLQAFATEHQIPLIDLCGEMEFEVAQLPESERQAFRDDLGLGEESRTRFIQAAYDMLGLMSFLTAGEPEVRAWTIRKGTKAVDAAGVIHSDIQRGFIRAEIVGFDHFMQAGSMAKAREQGHMRLEGKEYIFQDGDIVLFRFNV; encoded by the coding sequence ATGAAAATCGGCATCATCGGTCTGGCCCGGTCGGGCAAGACCACCTTGTTCAATGCGTTGAGCGGCGCGCATGCGGCCGTCGGCGCATTCGGCAGCCGGGACGCCAACGTCGCCGTCATCAAGGTGCCCGATGCGCGCGTGGACCGGCTGGCGGCGCTTGTGAAACCGAAAAAAACCACCTACGCGGAGATCCAGTTCATTGACATCGCGCCGAACGAGGCGATGGGCGAGAAGAAAGTCCTCGACAGCGCGGCGCTTACTCACCTCAAGAACACGGACGCACTGGTCCACGTGGTGCGGGCGTTCAAGAACGAGGACGTGATGCACCCGGCGGGATCCGTGGATCCCGTGCGCGATGCCCGAATGCTGGAGGAAGAACTTCAACTCACGGATCTCATCGTCATCGAAAAACGCATCGAGCGCATTGAAAAGGAACACAAGAAAGGGCCCGAACACGATTTGCTTGTACGCTGCCGCGCGCATATCGAAGGCGGTGCGCCGCTGCGGACGCTTTCCCTGGATCCGCACGAGGTTCACGATCTGGCCGGTTTCTGCTTCCTGTCGCAAAAGCCGTTGATGTTGCTCGGCAATTACGGCGAGGAATCCATCGGAACGCCGGATCCGTCGGGATTGCAGGCGTTCGCGACAGAGCATCAAATCCCGCTGATCGATCTGTGCGGCGAGATGGAGTTCGAGGTGGCGCAGTTGCCTGAATCCGAGCGCCAGGCCTTTCGGGATGACCTCGGATTGGGCGAGGAGTCGCGGACGCGCTTCATCCAGGCGGCCTACGACATGCTCGGACTCATGAGTTTTCTGACGGCGGGCGAGCCGGAAGTGCGCGCGTGGACCATTCGGAAAGGCACCAAGGCCGTGGACGCGGCGGGCGTCATCCATTCGGACATCCAGCGCGGTTTCATCCGGGCGGAAATCGTCGGATTCGATCATTTCATGCAGGCCGGATCCATGGCCAAAGCGCGCGAGCAGGGCCACATGCGCCTGGAAGGCAAGGAATACATTTTCCAGGACGGCGACATCGTTCTGTTTCGGTTCAACGTGTGA
- a CDS encoding bifunctional oligoribonuclease/PAP phosphatase NrnA, which produces MSTGPHIHTHPLSGTPEERLHALLRACDRRGRTAILLQDNPDPDALACAAVLREILYARLGKRCTIGYGGICGRAENRAMIEVLKIPARHVSREEAARFDIVCLVDAQPGFGNNIVAAGRRVDVVIDHHLAPKRCRWHATFADIRPHYGAATTILHEYLLAAGVPIGRNLATAMFYGIQSDTQDLGRESGPADVRAYQDLFLQADKRKLARIQHAPLPKDYFRMFADSLQTCEIAGTTLVSFIPRCLNRDMIAEVADRLLRLEGITAAVCYGVCGDRVYLSARARSPRGNAAGRMHNALRGIGDGGGHLTMAGGQAPLNGHAEKCLAQIRARIFENFAPHHTPRPLLTPERAGTGLYCIQKKK; this is translated from the coding sequence ATGAGCACCGGCCCGCACATCCATACACACCCTCTATCCGGCACGCCGGAAGAACGTCTGCACGCGCTGCTGCGCGCGTGCGATCGGCGTGGGCGCACGGCGATTCTGCTGCAGGACAATCCCGATCCGGACGCGCTGGCCTGTGCGGCCGTCCTGCGCGAAATCCTGTACGCCCGTCTTGGGAAGCGTTGCACGATCGGCTATGGCGGAATCTGCGGGCGCGCGGAAAACCGCGCCATGATTGAGGTGCTCAAAATTCCCGCGCGGCATGTTTCCAGGGAAGAAGCGGCCCGGTTCGACATCGTTTGCCTTGTGGATGCCCAGCCGGGCTTTGGCAACAACATCGTGGCGGCGGGTCGGCGGGTGGATGTGGTCATTGATCACCATCTGGCGCCGAAACGATGCAGATGGCACGCGACATTTGCCGATATTCGCCCGCATTACGGGGCGGCGACGACGATACTCCACGAATATCTGCTGGCGGCCGGCGTGCCGATCGGCCGCAACCTGGCCACGGCCATGTTTTACGGCATCCAATCGGACACCCAGGATCTGGGCCGGGAATCGGGCCCGGCCGATGTACGCGCCTACCAGGATCTTTTTTTGCAGGCCGACAAGCGCAAACTGGCGCGCATCCAACATGCGCCCCTGCCCAAGGATTATTTTCGGATGTTCGCGGACAGCCTTCAGACTTGCGAGATTGCGGGCACGACCCTAGTCAGTTTCATTCCCCGCTGCCTCAACCGTGACATGATTGCCGAGGTTGCGGATCGCCTTTTGCGTCTTGAAGGCATCACCGCCGCGGTGTGCTACGGCGTGTGCGGCGACCGTGTGTACCTGTCCGCCCGGGCGCGATCGCCGCGGGGGAACGCCGCCGGACGCATGCACAACGCCCTGCGCGGCATCGGCGACGGGGGCGGCCACCTGACGATGGCGGGAGGACAGGCGCCCCTAAACGGCCATGCCGAAAAATGCCTAGCGCAAATCCGTGCGCGGATATTCGAAAACTTCGCACCCCACCACACGCCAAGACCCTTGCTGACACCGGAACGCGCCGGGACAGGTCTGTATTGCATTCAAAAAAAGAAGTAG
- a CDS encoding sugar phosphate isomerase/epimerase, protein MKQTISRREAMTALGAAAALGAMPVVEAKEKKSTKGIALQLYTMREPAKKDLAGMLQKVSAMGWEYVQWSGMPDLPADEIRKALDAAGLAAISAHTSVESFETDFDGAVKFWKTVGNRDVAPGGMMNDCRDSLEAWIRGAKRLDAVGAKLRGAGMRLSYHNHAGEFEKFPEDPRCKLDILMDETKPENLCAELDLAWVLAGEADPVAYIRKYAQRCPVIHAKDLASVKPVKFAALGKGILDWKAIFAAGKEAGIEWYVYEQDNCYGDPFGCAKTSFEFLAKHLL, encoded by the coding sequence ATGAAACAGACTATTTCGCGCAGAGAGGCGATGACGGCGTTGGGCGCCGCGGCGGCGTTGGGCGCCATGCCCGTTGTCGAGGCCAAGGAGAAGAAATCAACCAAGGGGATCGCGCTGCAATTGTATACGATGCGCGAACCGGCCAAGAAGGATCTCGCGGGCATGCTGCAAAAAGTCAGCGCGATGGGCTGGGAGTATGTCCAATGGAGCGGCATGCCGGATCTTCCCGCGGACGAAATCCGCAAGGCGCTGGATGCCGCCGGTCTGGCGGCCATTTCCGCGCATACCAGCGTCGAGTCGTTCGAGACGGATTTTGACGGTGCGGTCAAGTTCTGGAAAACCGTCGGCAACCGCGACGTGGCGCCGGGCGGCATGATGAACGATTGCCGCGATTCACTCGAGGCATGGATACGCGGCGCGAAACGCCTCGACGCCGTCGGCGCGAAACTGCGCGGCGCGGGCATGCGGCTTTCGTATCATAATCATGCCGGGGAATTTGAAAAATTTCCCGAAGATCCGCGCTGTAAACTCGACATTCTCATGGACGAAACCAAGCCGGAAAACCTCTGCGCGGAACTCGATCTCGCGTGGGTCCTTGCCGGCGAGGCCGATCCCGTGGCCTATATCCGGAAATACGCGCAACGCTGCCCTGTGATCCACGCGAAGGATCTGGCATCGGTGAAACCGGTCAAGTTCGCGGCGCTCGGCAAGGGCATTCTGGATTGGAAGGCCATCTTCGCGGCGGGCAAGGAAGCGGGTATCGAGTGGTACGTCTACGAGCAGGACAACTGCTACGGCGATCCCTTTGGCTGCGCGAAGACCAGTTTCGAGTTCCTCGCGAAACATCTGCTGTAA
- a CDS encoding Gfo/Idh/MocA family oxidoreductase — protein sequence MLKKTSRRTFLKRTAMAAAPLLILSGQTRGEKKRSSAHDRLNIACVGLGGIGTGNAGRLESENIVALCDVDTNQMAKSAKRFPKATLYQDFRIMLDKQKDIDAVMIATPDHNHAVVTMAAMQRGKHVYCEKPLTHSVREARMIAEAAAKYGVVTQMGIQGHAHESLRLLCEWIWDGAIGDVHEVHAWTPHPVWPQGIDRPADTPPVPESLDWDLWLGPAPSRPYHPWYHPRVWRGWIDFGTGGLGDMGCHIFDHIVTALKLGPPETVEASASLFVRPGAGREKWKNTETYPQAEIVTYHFPAREGFPPLKLMWYDGGLMPPRPEELEDGRRMGDDCGGAIYVGTKGKILTGSHGANGVRIIPEEKMQEYRQPPKTLPRVENHYIEWIEACKTGKPTGAPFSYAGPLTETVLLGNVALRCGEKIRWDSANLRVTNCDTANTFLQREYREGWTL from the coding sequence ATGTTGAAAAAGACCAGTCGGCGAACTTTTCTGAAACGAACAGCAATGGCCGCGGCGCCTTTACTAATCCTGTCGGGGCAAACGAGGGGAGAAAAAAAACGATCCTCCGCCCATGATCGCCTCAACATCGCGTGCGTGGGACTTGGCGGAATCGGAACCGGCAACGCGGGGCGGTTGGAGAGCGAAAACATTGTCGCCCTTTGCGACGTGGACACCAACCAGATGGCAAAATCGGCCAAGCGGTTTCCAAAAGCGACCCTATACCAGGATTTCCGGATCATGTTGGACAAACAGAAGGACATTGACGCCGTCATGATCGCCACGCCGGATCACAACCATGCCGTGGTGACCATGGCCGCCATGCAGAGGGGCAAGCACGTTTACTGCGAGAAACCGCTCACTCACAGCGTCCGCGAAGCGCGCATGATTGCCGAGGCAGCGGCAAAATACGGCGTGGTCACGCAAATGGGAATCCAAGGACACGCTCACGAAAGCCTACGCCTCCTCTGCGAGTGGATTTGGGACGGCGCCATCGGCGATGTCCACGAGGTGCATGCGTGGACGCCGCATCCCGTTTGGCCGCAAGGCATCGATCGCCCCGCCGACACGCCGCCCGTGCCCGAATCGCTCGACTGGGACCTCTGGCTGGGTCCCGCTCCTTCCCGGCCCTATCATCCTTGGTATCATCCCCGCGTCTGGCGCGGGTGGATTGACTTCGGAACCGGCGGACTCGGCGACATGGGCTGCCACATTTTCGACCATATCGTGACCGCGCTGAAATTGGGACCGCCGGAGACCGTCGAGGCATCGGCCTCGCTATTTGTCCGTCCCGGCGCCGGCCGCGAGAAATGGAAAAATACCGAAACCTATCCGCAGGCGGAAATCGTCACCTACCATTTTCCCGCGCGCGAAGGATTTCCGCCGCTCAAACTCATGTGGTACGACGGCGGGCTTATGCCGCCGCGTCCCGAAGAACTCGAAGACGGGCGACGCATGGGAGACGATTGCGGCGGCGCAATCTACGTAGGCACAAAAGGCAAGATCCTCACCGGATCGCACGGCGCCAACGGCGTACGCATCATCCCTGAAGAAAAAATGCAGGAATACCGGCAGCCGCCGAAAACGCTTCCACGCGTCGAAAATCATTATATCGAGTGGATCGAAGCCTGCAAGACCGGCAAGCCGACCGGCGCTCCGTTTTCCTATGCGGGGCCGTTGACAGAAACCGTCCTCCTGGGCAATGTCGCCTTGCGTTGTGGCGAGAAGATCCGGTGGGATTCCGCTAATCTGCGCGTGACGAATTGCGACACCGCCAACACGTTCCTCCAGCGCGAATATCGCGAAGGCTGGACACTCTAG
- a CDS encoding PilZ domain-containing protein: protein MDIESMGVRMMIQTVQDKRRASRKEEAICTWLSFSRDKAAYATLTADIATEGARFSALRRVGVNDRVRIAIQLASSAILCEGKVCWVRPVSNEQYDFGVQFLNMAETDKGELQRHLAAPDA from the coding sequence ATGGACATAGAAAGCATGGGGGTGCGGATGATGATCCAGACGGTGCAGGACAAGCGGCGCGCCTCACGCAAGGAAGAGGCAATCTGTACGTGGCTTTCGTTTTCCCGCGACAAAGCGGCCTATGCCACGCTCACGGCGGATATCGCGACGGAGGGTGCGCGATTCAGCGCATTGCGCCGGGTCGGAGTCAACGACAGGGTACGAATCGCTATCCAATTGGCCAGCAGCGCAATTCTGTGCGAGGGAAAAGTCTGCTGGGTGCGCCCCGTGTCGAACGAACAATACGATTTCGGCGTGCAATTCCTGAACATGGCCGAAACCGACAAGGGCGAACTCCAGCGCCATTTGGCAGCCCCTGACGCTTGA